The proteins below are encoded in one region of Chrysemys picta bellii isolate R12L10 chromosome 4, ASM1138683v2, whole genome shotgun sequence:
- the GPR61 gene encoding G-protein coupled receptor 61: MEPSLPTQWAWNSSRPGRLLHMSQSTMHPNSTLDTKTRDVASESIGLFFMLLIDLTAIVGNVAVMIVIIKTPALRKFVFVFHLCLVDLLAALTLMPLAMLSSSAFFNSTIFGEAMCRVYLFLSVCFISMCILSISAINVERYYYVVHPMRYEVKMTVGLVVCVLVGVWIKAVVMSVIPVLGWLSLDRFSTSPAYSGRSCSLQWSQSSYCKFFVVFFAIFYFLLPVLIILVVYCSMFKVARVAAMHHGPLPTWMDTPRQRSESLSSRSTMVTSSGAPRTTPQRTFGGGKAAIILLAVGGQFLFCWMPYFSFHLYSALSSQSFPGRQVESVVTWIGYFCFTSNPFFYGCLNRQIRGELSRHLTCFFKQPPEEDLRLPSREGSIEENFLQFLQGTGCNTESRNVLAHPSPKREPPGVDFRIPGQIAEETSEFLDQHIMVSDSYIQAVPKPEL, from the coding sequence ATGGAGCCTTCACTCCCTACACAGTGGGCGTGGAATTCCTCCAGGCCTGGAAGACTGCTCCATATGTCCCAGAGCACCATGCATCCCAATTCCACCCTAGACACCAAGACCAGGGACGTGGCCTCAGAATCCATTGGGCTCTTCTTCATGCTCTTGATTGACCTGACGGCCATTGTAGGCAATGTGGCCGTGATGATCGTCATCATCAAGACACCAGCACTGAGGAAGTTTGTCTTTGTTTTCCACCTCTGTCTGGTGGACCTCTTGGCAGCCCTGACCCTCATGCCTCTGGCCATGCTGTCCAGCTCCGCCTTCTTCAACAGCACCATCTTCGGCGAGGCCATGTGCCGTGTCTACCTCTTCCTGAGTGTCTGCTTCATCAGCATGTGCATCCTCTCCATCTCGGCCATCAACGTGGAGCGCTACTACTATGTGGTGCACCCCATGCGCTATGAGGTCAAGATGACCGTTGGCCTGGTGGTCTGTGTCCTGGTGGGGGTGTGGATCAAGGCAGTGGTCATGTCCGTCATCCCTGTCCTGGGCTGGCTCTCCCTGGATCGTTTCAGCACCTCCCCAGCCTACAGCGGCCGGAGCTGCTCACTGCAGTGGAGCCAGAGCTCCTACTGCAAGTTCTTTGTGGTTTTCTTTGCCATCTTCTACTTCCTCCTGCCTgtcctgatcatcctagtggtcTACTGTAGCATGTTCAAGGTGGCCAGGGTGGCTGCCATGCACCATGGCCCACTCCCCACCTGGATGGATACACCGCGGCAGCGATCAGAATCCCTCAGTAGCAGGTCCACCATGGTGACCAGCTCGGGTGCCCCTCGGACTACCCCTCAGAGGACgtttgggggtgggaaggctgCTATCATTCTCCTAGCAGTTGGAGGGCAGTTcctcttctgctggatgcccTATTTCTCCTTCCATCTCTATTCGGCTCTGAGCTCTCAGTCCTTCCCTGGCCGGCAGGTGGAGAGTGTAGTCACCTGGATTGGCTACTTTTGCTTCACTTCCAACCCTTTCTTTTACGGGTGCCTCAACCGGCAGATCCGTGGGGAGCTCAGCAGGCACCTCACATGCTTCTTCAAGCAGCCGCCAGAGGAGGACCTCCGGCTGCCCAGCCGCGAAGGCTCCATCGAGGAGAACTTCTTGCAGTTCCTGCAGGGGACAGGCTGCAACACAGAGAGCAGGAACGTTCTTGCCCACCCCTCTCCCAAAAGGGAGCCGCCCGGCGTCGATTTCCGAATCCCCGGGCAGATTGCAGAGGAGACCTCGGAGTTCCTCGACCAGCACATCATGGTCTCCGACAGCTACATTCAGGCCGTGCCCAAGCCCGAGCTGTAG